In the Spirochaeta lutea genome, one interval contains:
- the hisH gene encoding imidazole glycerol phosphate synthase subunit HisH, whose amino-acid sequence MIGVIDYKAGNLRSVETALGHLGVSYRISNNPEELADFDKLIFPGVGEARSAMDELHSTGLDEGIRDFFATGKPLLGICLGCQIVLSGSDERNTACLGLVPGRARSFSQEFTDRRISDLKVPQIGWNQVRWNTGNPLAERLFHGIPQDRSFYFVHSYYPQAEEADSVLCTTEYGFPFSSGVSRENLVAVQFHPEKSGEYGLRLLGNFCGPSF is encoded by the coding sequence ATGATTGGCGTAATTGACTACAAGGCCGGTAATCTTCGGAGTGTGGAAACTGCATTGGGCCACCTCGGAGTATCCTACCGGATTTCAAACAACCCAGAAGAATTGGCGGATTTTGATAAACTGATTTTTCCGGGAGTGGGGGAGGCGCGGTCAGCCATGGATGAACTGCATTCCACGGGGCTGGATGAGGGGATCAGGGACTTCTTTGCAACCGGAAAACCCCTCCTGGGTATCTGTCTTGGGTGCCAGATCGTGCTTTCCGGCAGTGACGAGCGTAACACGGCCTGCCTCGGTTTGGTCCCCGGGCGTGCCAGGAGCTTTTCCCAGGAATTCACGGACCGGAGGATCTCCGATCTCAAGGTACCCCAGATCGGATGGAATCAGGTGAGATGGAACACCGGGAATCCCCTGGCGGAGAGACTTTTTCACGGTATACCCCAGGATCGAAGCTTCTATTTCGTACACTCCTACTATCCCCAGGCTGAAGAGGCGGATTCGGTTCTCTGCACCACCGAATACGGGTTTCCCTTTTCTTCCGGGGTGAGCCGGGAAAATCTGGTGGCCGTTCAGTTCCACCCGGAAAAATCCGGGGAGTACGGGTTGCGGCTCTTGGGAAACTTCTGCGGTCCCTCATTTTAA
- the hisF gene encoding imidazole glycerol phosphate synthase subunit HisF, translating into MLEKRVVVCLDVRAGKTTKGVKFQGNVDIGDPVEMARMYYQAGVDELVFYDITASSEDRGIMVEVVSRVAREIFIPFAVGGGIGSLEDMRRVILAGAEKVSVNSQAVKKPEIIRQGADAFGVQCIVLGMDVFADPHKPSGYGVMINGGRVKTDLDAVTWAQEAEQLGAGEIVVNSIDADGTKDGYDLEVTRKISQAVGIPVVASGGAGTPEHLAEVLTSGKADAALVASMVHFGDYSVTQIKEHLRSRGIPVRMDWG; encoded by the coding sequence ATGTTAGAAAAACGCGTTGTGGTGTGCCTGGATGTCCGGGCCGGTAAGACAACCAAGGGTGTTAAGTTCCAGGGGAACGTAGATATCGGAGATCCGGTGGAGATGGCCAGGATGTATTATCAGGCCGGGGTGGATGAGCTGGTATTTTATGATATTACCGCCAGCAGCGAGGACCGGGGCATCATGGTGGAGGTCGTGAGCCGGGTAGCCCGGGAAATTTTTATTCCCTTCGCGGTCGGGGGCGGAATTGGGAGTCTGGAAGATATGCGGCGGGTTATATTGGCCGGCGCAGAGAAGGTTTCGGTTAACTCCCAGGCGGTCAAGAAGCCGGAAATTATCCGCCAGGGGGCTGATGCCTTCGGGGTTCAGTGTATTGTCCTGGGAATGGACGTTTTCGCTGATCCCCATAAACCCTCGGGCTACGGGGTCATGATTAACGGCGGCCGGGTGAAAACAGACCTTGACGCTGTAACCTGGGCACAGGAAGCCGAGCAGCTGGGAGCCGGAGAAATCGTGGTGAATTCCATTGACGCCGATGGTACCAAGGACGGATACGACCTGGAGGTAACCAGAAAAATCTCTCAGGCAGTGGGAATTCCCGTGGTGGCCAGCGGGGGAGCGGGAACCCCCGAGCACCTCGCGGAGGTCTTGACCTCCGGGAAGGCTGACGCGGCTCTGGTTGCCTCGATGGTGCACTTCGGAGACTATTCGGTCACCCAGATAAAGGAACACCTTCGGTCCCGGGGTATACCGGTCCGGATGGACTGGGGGTGA
- the ileS gene encoding isoleucine--tRNA ligase codes for MYKPVDPKVSFPAMEEGILAFWEQHKVFEQSLDKNADSGDYVFYDGPPFATGLPHFGHFVPGTIKDIIPRYQTMRGKRVVRRFGWDCHGLPVEYEMEKELGISGKSEIEAYGIDKFNEACRGIVLRYTSEWEKTVTRMGRWVDFKHDYKTMDPQYMESIWWVFKSLWEKDLIYEGHYILPYSPALATPLSNFEVNLGGYKDVHDPAVTVRFTVQEDAQGNSLDSGGGTTYFLAWTTTPWTLPSNLALAFGPEIQYVRVRDGEDYYIMAEERLSAYYKDEADYEVVARYSGTDLAGWRYEPLFPYFSELHDQGAFTTYLADYVTTEDGTGIVHIAPGFGEDDYQVLKDSGLPVICPIDAECKFLPEIPDFQGLFVKDADKPIIQWLKDKGKLVKRENYLHSYPHCYRTGKPLIYRAISSWFVRIDRIKDSMLNANDQISWVPSHLQKGRFGKWLENARDWAISRNRFWGNPIPVWKCDTCEDVECLGSIQELEEKTGQTVSDLHKHFVDPLTWKCSCGGTKHRIPEVLDCWFESGAMPYAQNHYPFENKEFFEQNFPAQFISEGLDQTRGWFYTLTVLAAALFDKPAFQNVIVNGLVLAEDGRKMSKSARNYSDPVEVINTFGADALRLFLMNSAVVRAEDLKYTDEGVREVLKSVILPLWNAYSFFVTYANIDDIQPEGAPDLPANPLDTWVLSEMETLVETVTHHLDGYDLQKAVEPLVAFIDQLNNWYIRRSRRRFWRSENDSDKLQAYQTLHTVLLRLMQVAAPVIPFITEEIYQNLRTQEMPMSVHLCDYPQVIAGRRDPALERKMHLTQQAVSMGRAIRSMHNLKIRQPLNGLHLVTKDRDEKNVLIEMEDIIRDELNVKEVIFRDNEEDLVEYSAKANYRELGKELGKDMKAAADKISGLTPEDIQGLMDGATLNLDLGSRSIDITIDSILVQREEKQGLKVLNEGSLTVALDPVVTEELRQEGLVRDLVRGIQNLRKEAGYEVSDRIGITLQAQGELSEALESFEDYLKEEVLCERLILTDKVQSTSLESGDAVCTLSMERL; via the coding sequence TTGTATAAGCCCGTCGACCCTAAGGTCAGCTTCCCGGCAATGGAGGAAGGAATTCTTGCTTTTTGGGAACAACATAAGGTTTTTGAACAATCGTTAGATAAAAACGCAGATTCGGGAGACTATGTATTTTACGATGGTCCTCCCTTCGCCACAGGTCTTCCCCATTTCGGCCACTTCGTCCCCGGTACTATCAAGGACATTATTCCCCGGTACCAGACCATGCGGGGCAAACGGGTAGTTCGCCGCTTCGGTTGGGACTGTCATGGTCTGCCTGTTGAGTACGAAATGGAAAAGGAACTGGGAATCAGCGGAAAAAGCGAAATCGAAGCCTATGGGATTGATAAGTTCAATGAGGCATGCCGGGGGATTGTCCTGCGCTATACCAGCGAATGGGAAAAAACGGTTACCCGGATGGGCCGGTGGGTGGATTTCAAGCATGATTATAAAACCATGGATCCCCAATACATGGAGTCCATTTGGTGGGTGTTCAAGAGTTTGTGGGAAAAGGACTTGATTTACGAGGGGCACTACATTCTTCCTTACAGCCCGGCCCTGGCCACCCCTCTGTCCAATTTTGAGGTTAATCTCGGCGGGTACAAGGACGTCCACGATCCGGCAGTAACCGTACGATTCACGGTGCAGGAAGATGCCCAGGGGAACAGCCTGGATTCCGGCGGCGGTACTACCTACTTCCTGGCTTGGACCACTACCCCCTGGACCCTGCCCAGCAACCTGGCTCTGGCCTTCGGACCCGAGATCCAGTACGTCAGGGTGCGGGATGGGGAGGATTATTACATCATGGCTGAGGAACGCCTCTCTGCCTACTACAAGGATGAAGCGGACTACGAGGTGGTAGCCAGGTACAGCGGGACCGATCTCGCCGGCTGGCGCTATGAACCCCTCTTCCCCTATTTCTCCGAGCTCCATGACCAGGGTGCCTTCACCACCTATCTCGCGGACTATGTGACCACCGAGGACGGTACCGGTATTGTCCACATCGCCCCAGGGTTCGGTGAGGATGACTACCAGGTGCTCAAGGATTCCGGACTGCCGGTCATCTGTCCCATCGATGCCGAATGTAAATTCCTTCCGGAAATCCCGGATTTCCAGGGACTCTTTGTAAAGGATGCGGATAAGCCTATCATTCAGTGGCTCAAAGACAAGGGGAAGCTGGTCAAGCGGGAGAACTATTTGCATAGCTATCCTCACTGTTACCGTACCGGAAAACCCCTCATCTACCGGGCTATATCCAGCTGGTTCGTTAGAATCGACCGCATTAAGGATTCCATGCTCAATGCCAACGATCAGATATCCTGGGTTCCCTCTCACCTCCAGAAGGGACGCTTCGGAAAATGGCTGGAGAACGCCCGGGACTGGGCAATCAGCCGGAACCGCTTCTGGGGAAATCCTATTCCCGTCTGGAAATGCGATACCTGCGAGGATGTGGAGTGCCTGGGCAGCATCCAGGAGCTTGAGGAGAAAACCGGGCAGACCGTATCGGATCTCCATAAACATTTCGTAGACCCCCTAACCTGGAAATGCAGCTGCGGCGGTACAAAACATCGGATTCCCGAGGTTTTGGACTGCTGGTTTGAATCCGGGGCCATGCCCTATGCGCAGAACCACTATCCCTTCGAGAATAAAGAGTTCTTCGAGCAGAATTTCCCCGCCCAGTTTATATCCGAGGGCTTGGATCAGACCCGGGGATGGTTTTATACCCTAACCGTTCTGGCCGCCGCGCTCTTTGATAAACCGGCCTTTCAGAACGTAATTGTGAACGGCTTGGTGCTCGCCGAGGACGGTCGGAAGATGTCCAAGAGCGCACGGAACTACAGCGATCCCGTGGAGGTTATCAATACCTTCGGGGCTGATGCCCTGCGTTTGTTTTTAATGAACTCGGCGGTGGTCCGGGCAGAAGACCTGAAGTACACCGATGAGGGGGTCCGGGAGGTCCTGAAATCGGTAATCCTGCCCCTGTGGAACGCCTACAGTTTCTTTGTGACCTACGCCAATATTGACGACATCCAACCCGAAGGGGCGCCGGATCTGCCGGCAAACCCCCTGGATACCTGGGTGCTATCGGAGATGGAAACCCTGGTCGAAACCGTAACCCACCACCTGGACGGCTACGATCTGCAAAAGGCCGTGGAGCCCCTGGTAGCATTTATCGACCAGCTAAACAACTGGTATATCCGGCGGAGCCGCCGGCGGTTCTGGCGGAGCGAGAATGACAGCGATAAACTCCAGGCCTACCAGACCCTGCATACGGTGCTGCTCAGGCTCATGCAGGTGGCAGCTCCGGTAATTCCCTTTATTACCGAGGAAATTTATCAGAATCTGCGCACCCAGGAGATGCCCATGAGCGTGCATCTCTGCGATTATCCCCAGGTCATTGCCGGTCGCCGTGATCCCGCCCTGGAACGGAAAATGCACCTCACCCAGCAGGCGGTGAGCATGGGCAGGGCGATCCGGAGCATGCATAACCTGAAGATCCGCCAGCCCCTGAACGGATTGCACCTGGTTACCAAGGATCGGGACGAAAAGAATGTCCTCATCGAGATGGAAGACATCATCCGGGACGAACTGAACGTAAAGGAAGTGATCTTCCGGGATAACGAGGAGGATCTGGTGGAATACAGCGCCAAGGCCAACTATCGGGAGCTGGGAAAAGAACTCGGCAAGGATATGAAGGCGGCGGCGGATAAAATCTCCGGATTAACACCCGAGGATATTCAGGGGCTCATGGACGGCGCCACCCTGAACCTGGATCTTGGCAGCCGGAGCATAGACATAACCATTGATTCCATCCTGGTTCAGCGGGAAGAGAAGCAGGGTCTGAAGGTTCTCAACGAGGGCAGTCTGACGGTAGCCTTGGATCCCGTGGTGACCGAAGAGCTGCGCCAGGAAGGATTGGTCCGGGACCTGGTCCGGGGCATACAAAACCTCCGTAAGGAAGCGGGGTACGAGGTGAGCGACCGCATCGGAATCACCCTGCAAGCCCAAGGGGAATTATCCGAGGCCCTGGAATCCTTCGAGGATTACCTCAAGGAGGAGGTACTCTGTGAGCGCCTGATCCTCACCGACAAGGTCCAGTCCACCAGCCTGGAGAGCGGTGACGCGGTGTGCACCCTCTCTATGGAAAGGCTCTAG
- a CDS encoding FmdB family zinc ribbon protein, producing MPSYDYECTQCGHVFEEFQSMSDPVLTECPSCGTDGLKRLIGGGLGVIFKGSGFYVTDNKAGKSSSGSSRTGKEGSAKEGTASTAGSGSDSGTGASDAKTSEKAAVS from the coding sequence ATGCCAAGCTACGATTATGAATGTACACAGTGCGGCCACGTATTTGAGGAATTCCAGTCTATGAGCGATCCGGTATTGACCGAGTGTCCTTCCTGCGGAACCGATGGACTCAAGCGGCTCATCGGCGGCGGTCTGGGGGTTATCTTCAAGGGCAGCGGATTTTATGTAACGGATAATAAGGCGGGGAAATCCTCCTCGGGGAGTAGCCGCACCGGCAAAGAAGGGTCTGCCAAGGAAGGCACGGCCTCAACCGCCGGATCAGGTTCTGATTCAGGGACCGGGGCGTCGGATGCTAAAACGTCGGAAAAGGCCGCAGTTTCTTAG
- a CDS encoding adenylate/guanylate cyclase domain-containing protein has protein sequence MILPKDLLSDSTTQPGILGQNPGLAGECGAHLADYALTHLGIAREDLFHGVSVSRDDLDEPGHWISTGDTAVLFRNLMAQSGPGGTHRIFGPAGRQFRFLPHSSLGALYSLIPAGEVVRDISAHVSRVTQFFQAECLAYSRSGASIVLGWYPQALELFPGPMDMFIQGLLTADLQAQGYSVLRADQAVFGFDLEMLIHRAYGHQGWKTGWRDDVLFLQGSPLARRISCTRRELELRGIPCTPRESELRGIGGGGLGDGRAFQGGQGDSNARSIRCLEVLRDVFLEDQVVFRAGEIYNAPFSRIDFVWRQPGLISRLVNSRRRRRGLPKLIQELQSEVARGTERYFEMVRLHQTTRQQSKIFRMYTKDGLAQGVDSGDDPTLWLPQGKELAVLFCDIRNFTQLSERLSAKEVVGLLNTFFRTMNDRIREHRGDIDKLMGDCLMAQFESVDQAVDAAVAMEKALQDLNRDRIARELPRLDIGIGISFGPVVQGNIGSHSRMDYTIVGDTVNVASRLESLTRHYKVRCIISEDVLNRLEQPRTLRFIDRVQVKGKALPVSIYEVYDADPDWVKAMKQRFQPRYDLAYRVYKMGDFHRAVSLYAHIYREVGPHSLDTELSADPVVLFYIDRCRELRDQVDQGALSPERWGGVYRFLR, from the coding sequence ATGATTTTACCGAAGGACCTTCTTTCTGATTCTACAACCCAGCCCGGCATCCTTGGGCAGAACCCGGGGCTAGCGGGGGAGTGCGGGGCCCACCTGGCCGATTATGCCCTAACCCACCTCGGGATAGCCCGGGAGGATCTATTCCACGGGGTATCGGTGTCCCGGGATGATTTGGATGAACCGGGACATTGGATTTCGACCGGAGATACCGCGGTGCTATTCCGGAACCTGATGGCTCAGAGCGGGCCCGGTGGTACCCACCGTATCTTCGGTCCGGCGGGACGGCAGTTCCGGTTTTTGCCCCACAGCAGCCTGGGGGCCCTCTATTCCCTGATTCCTGCTGGGGAGGTGGTCCGGGATATTTCGGCCCATGTTTCTCGGGTGACCCAGTTTTTTCAGGCTGAGTGTCTGGCTTATTCCCGGAGCGGGGCGTCCATCGTGCTGGGTTGGTATCCCCAGGCCCTGGAGCTGTTTCCCGGTCCCATGGACATGTTCATCCAGGGTCTTCTGACGGCGGATCTTCAGGCCCAGGGGTATTCGGTTCTGAGGGCGGACCAGGCCGTGTTCGGATTCGATCTTGAGATGCTGATTCACCGGGCATACGGTCACCAGGGGTGGAAAACCGGTTGGCGGGATGATGTACTGTTCCTTCAGGGTTCGCCCCTGGCTCGGCGGATTTCCTGTACTCGCCGGGAGCTGGAGCTGCGGGGAATTCCCTGTACCCCCCGGGAGTCGGAGCTGCGGGGGATCGGCGGGGGCGGGCTGGGGGACGGCAGGGCCTTCCAGGGCGGGCAGGGTGATTCGAATGCCCGGAGCATCCGGTGTCTGGAGGTTCTAAGGGATGTGTTCCTGGAGGATCAGGTAGTTTTCCGAGCAGGCGAGATCTACAACGCACCCTTCAGCCGGATCGACTTCGTCTGGAGGCAGCCGGGGTTGATATCCCGGCTGGTGAATAGCCGGCGCCGCCGAAGGGGGCTGCCCAAGCTCATCCAGGAGCTCCAGAGTGAGGTAGCCCGGGGTACGGAGCGCTATTTTGAGATGGTTCGTCTGCACCAGACAACCCGGCAGCAATCCAAGATCTTCCGCATGTATACCAAGGACGGCCTAGCCCAGGGGGTGGATTCCGGGGATGATCCCACCCTCTGGCTGCCCCAAGGGAAGGAGCTTGCTGTGCTGTTCTGCGATATCCGGAACTTTACCCAGTTGTCCGAGAGGCTCTCAGCCAAGGAGGTGGTCGGGCTCTTGAATACCTTCTTCCGGACCATGAACGATCGTATCCGTGAACACCGGGGTGATATCGATAAACTCATGGGGGACTGTCTCATGGCGCAGTTTGAGTCGGTCGACCAGGCAGTGGATGCGGCGGTAGCCATGGAAAAAGCCCTCCAGGATCTGAATAGGGATCGTATCGCCCGGGAACTGCCCCGTCTGGATATCGGTATCGGGATTAGTTTCGGACCGGTGGTTCAGGGGAATATCGGCAGTCATTCCCGGATGGATTATACCATTGTAGGAGATACGGTGAATGTGGCCAGCCGGCTTGAGAGTCTTACCCGACACTACAAGGTGCGGTGCATCATCTCCGAGGATGTTCTGAACCGGTTAGAGCAACCCCGAACCCTGCGGTTTATCGACCGGGTTCAGGTAAAAGGGAAGGCCCTGCCGGTGAGCATCTATGAGGTCTACGATGCGGATCCCGATTGGGTTAAGGCCATGAAACAGCGGTTTCAGCCCCGGTACGATCTTGCATACCGGGTGTACAAGATGGGCGATTTTCACCGGGCTGTATCCCTCTATGCCCATATCTACCGAGAGGTTGGGCCCCATAGCCTGGATACCGAGCTTTCTGCTGATCCGGTGGTGCTTTTTTATATCGATCGCTGCCGGGAACTCCGGGATCAGGTGGATCAAGGCGCCCTGTCCCCAGAACGCTGGGGCGGTGTGTACCGGTTCCTGCGGTAG